A DNA window from Rubripirellula tenax contains the following coding sequences:
- a CDS encoding cell division protein FtsH gives MNHDDDETLTAYHEAGHAVVAYALGANVDSMQLWGEADDYLPERFGDCRVNWGTVDPNLDVQRQREIMTFLGGPVAEMIYRGEPLHPALYGPWQDDWHRAMQTCGAIVADPERRTRLLEKIIVTLHDHLGRQPYWPAIAGLADELAAHEQLDSDQVSDVLTFWLR, from the coding sequence TTGAATCACGACGACGACGAAACGCTAACAGCGTATCACGAGGCGGGGCACGCCGTCGTCGCCTACGCATTGGGGGCGAACGTCGATTCGATGCAGCTTTGGGGGGAAGCCGACGACTATCTTCCGGAACGCTTCGGCGACTGTCGCGTGAACTGGGGAACGGTGGATCCGAATCTGGATGTCCAACGCCAGCGAGAAATCATGACGTTTCTTGGCGGTCCGGTAGCCGAGATGATCTATCGGGGCGAACCACTGCATCCGGCACTTTACGGTCCTTGGCAGGATGATTGGCATCGCGCGATGCAAACCTGCGGAGCGATCGTTGCCGATCCCGAGCGACGTACTCGGCTGCTCGAAAAGATCATCGTCACCTTACACGATCATCTTGGTCGCCAACCGTATTGGCCCGCCATCGCGGGGCTGGCGGACGAATTGGCGGCTCACGAGCAATTGGATTCGGACCAAGTCAGCGACGTGTTGACGTTCTGGCTGCGATGA
- the nth gene encoding endonuclease III, with product MARKEELSLKKQQRADLVRQQLAKLYPDPPIPLDHNDDFTLLVAVLLSAQCTDKKVNEVTPELFRRGPTPALMTQLGEAEILSIIRPLGLSNQKAKNVAKLSEIIVNDFGGEIPRTFEGLESLPGVGHKTASVVMAQAFGVPAFPVDTHIHRLAQRWGLTSGKNVVETERDLKKLFPESSWNELHLQIIFYGREHCTARGCDGTKCGLCVELYPRRKKPVVWIKP from the coding sequence TTGGCCCGCAAAGAAGAATTGAGCTTGAAGAAACAACAACGCGCCGATCTGGTTCGGCAACAATTGGCGAAGCTCTATCCGGACCCGCCCATTCCCTTGGATCACAACGATGACTTCACCTTACTGGTCGCGGTGCTGTTGAGCGCGCAGTGCACGGACAAGAAGGTGAACGAAGTCACCCCAGAACTGTTTCGTCGGGGGCCGACGCCGGCGTTGATGACCCAGTTGGGCGAAGCCGAAATTTTGTCCATCATTCGGCCGCTCGGGTTATCGAACCAGAAAGCCAAGAATGTGGCCAAGTTGTCCGAGATCATCGTCAACGATTTCGGTGGCGAGATACCGCGCACGTTCGAAGGCCTGGAATCGCTGCCCGGTGTCGGTCACAAAACGGCCAGTGTTGTCATGGCCCAGGCGTTCGGTGTTCCTGCGTTTCCCGTCGACACGCATATCCACCGCTTGGCCCAGCGATGGGGACTGACCAGCGGAAAGAACGTGGTCGAGACGGAACGCGATCTGAAGAAGTTGTTCCCGGAATCGTCGTGGAACGAACTGCACTTGCAGATCATCTTCTACGGTCGCGAGCACTGCACCGCCCGAGGCTGCGACGGTACCAAGTGCGGACTGTGCGTCGAACTCTATCCGCGACGCAAGAAACCCGTCGTCTGGATCAAGCCTTGA
- a CDS encoding amino acid permease translates to MTSDPDSGNQSRHIGLFGATGVGVGAIVGGGILALAGVSFATAGPSAIIAFALNGVIGLLTALSFAEMASKFPESGGTYTFSRKVLSVESAFTVGWVVWFASIVAAVLYALGFAHFGLIFLQELAALAGWDLPWMHQAWLVPALAIATTVTLAISLMLKTGGGGNAANVGKVVVFGVVILGGLWAMTRQSGGDTSAAFRPFFAGGLSGLIQAMGYSFIALQGFDLIAAVGGEVKQPEKNIPRAMILSLVIALLIYMPLLSVIVAVGTTDGQSIASAAAEDPEGIVAIAARNFLGPTGYWLVIVAAVLSMFTALQANLFAASRIALAMSRDRTLPNAISRLSKGKNIPTISVIVTSALVCVLVLALPDVSAAGAASSLIFLVTFAIAHWLSVLVRQRSEASPPPFLSPWYPAVPIVGGLSCIGLAIFQGIAVPQAGLIAVIWLSLGGLLFLTLFARSARLRDVSSVASNPELSRLRGNTPLVLVPIANPQNADAMIALAETLVPAAVGRVLLQNIVVAPHDWDPQQDPEPTERSHAVQRELIHASVRQGVRAETLTTVAASPMEEIARVARLHRCESVLLGLSEIAEEGVATPIEGLLSRLDTDVVVLRAPKNWHLVEQQRILVPVAGRGGHDYLLTRLLGSLARNQNCEVKFIRVVPTNTSAADLKRAKKELDRLAYDNFGGRCEREVVSHDDAIAAVVERADESGLVILGVQRIGPRQKLFGRFTRQIAGQTKCPVIVISRRG, encoded by the coding sequence GTGACTTCCGATCCAGACTCGGGGAACCAGTCACGGCACATCGGTTTGTTCGGCGCCACGGGCGTCGGCGTCGGCGCGATCGTCGGCGGCGGCATTCTGGCGTTGGCGGGCGTCTCGTTCGCGACCGCCGGACCGTCCGCGATCATTGCGTTCGCACTCAATGGTGTGATCGGGCTGCTGACCGCACTCAGCTTTGCCGAGATGGCGTCGAAATTTCCCGAATCGGGCGGCACGTACACGTTCAGTCGAAAAGTGCTGTCGGTCGAATCGGCATTCACCGTCGGCTGGGTCGTTTGGTTCGCGTCGATCGTCGCGGCCGTTTTGTACGCGTTGGGATTCGCGCACTTCGGCTTGATTTTTTTGCAAGAGTTGGCGGCGCTGGCGGGTTGGGATTTGCCCTGGATGCACCAAGCCTGGTTGGTTCCGGCACTGGCGATCGCAACCACGGTGACGTTGGCAATCAGCCTGATGCTGAAGACGGGCGGCGGCGGTAACGCAGCCAACGTCGGTAAAGTCGTTGTGTTTGGCGTCGTGATCCTTGGCGGACTTTGGGCGATGACACGCCAAAGTGGCGGCGACACTTCGGCCGCGTTTCGTCCGTTCTTTGCCGGTGGCCTGAGCGGTTTGATCCAGGCCATGGGTTACAGCTTCATCGCGCTGCAAGGATTTGATCTGATTGCAGCGGTCGGCGGCGAAGTCAAGCAGCCCGAAAAAAACATCCCGCGTGCCATGATTCTGTCGTTGGTGATCGCGCTGTTGATCTACATGCCGTTGTTGTCGGTCATCGTTGCGGTGGGTACAACCGACGGCCAATCGATCGCTTCGGCCGCGGCCGAAGATCCCGAAGGCATCGTCGCTATCGCCGCGAGAAATTTCTTGGGACCGACCGGTTATTGGTTGGTGATTGTCGCCGCCGTGCTTTCGATGTTCACAGCGCTGCAAGCGAACTTGTTTGCCGCGTCACGTATCGCGCTGGCAATGTCTCGCGATCGAACTTTGCCAAACGCGATCAGCCGGCTAAGCAAAGGCAAGAACATCCCGACGATTTCGGTGATTGTGACATCGGCGTTGGTGTGTGTGTTGGTGCTGGCGCTTCCAGATGTGTCGGCTGCTGGTGCGGCATCGAGTTTGATTTTCTTGGTCACCTTTGCGATCGCGCACTGGTTGAGCGTCTTGGTGCGTCAGCGCAGCGAAGCTAGCCCACCACCGTTTTTGTCGCCGTGGTATCCCGCCGTCCCAATCGTCGGTGGTTTGTCGTGTATCGGATTGGCAATTTTTCAAGGGATCGCCGTTCCTCAAGCCGGATTGATCGCGGTCATTTGGTTGAGTCTCGGTGGTTTGTTGTTTTTGACGCTGTTTGCTCGTAGTGCGAGATTGCGAGACGTATCGAGTGTCGCTTCGAATCCGGAATTGTCACGACTGCGCGGAAACACGCCGCTTGTATTGGTGCCGATCGCTAACCCTCAAAATGCCGACGCCATGATCGCGCTGGCAGAAACATTAGTGCCGGCCGCTGTCGGTCGAGTGCTGTTGCAAAACATCGTGGTGGCGCCGCACGACTGGGATCCGCAGCAGGACCCGGAACCGACCGAGCGTAGCCATGCCGTCCAGCGAGAACTGATCCACGCGTCCGTTCGGCAAGGCGTTCGCGCCGAAACGCTGACCACGGTGGCGGCATCGCCAATGGAAGAGATCGCGCGGGTGGCACGGTTGCACCGGTGCGAGTCTGTCTTGTTGGGTTTAAGCGAGATCGCCGAAGAGGGCGTCGCAACGCCCATTGAAGGATTGCTAAGTCGGTTGGACACCGACGTCGTCGTGCTTCGCGCGCCCAAGAATTGGCATCTTGTCGAACAACAACGCATTTTGGTTCCGGTCGCCGGACGGGGTGGACACGATTACCTGTTGACGCGGTTGCTGGGCAGTCTGGCACGGAACCAGAACTGCGAAGTCAAGTTTATACGCGTCGTTCCCACTAACACGTCGGCGGCCGATTTGAAACGGGCAAAGAAAGAACTGGATCGATTGGCCTACGACAACTTCGGCGGTCGATGTGAACGAGAAGTTGTGTCGCACGACGACGCGATTGCGGCGGTGGTCGAGCGAGCCGATGAATCAGGGCTGGTGATCTTGGGCGTCCAGCGAATCGGCCCACGGCAAAAACTGTTCGGCCGCTTTACACGCCAAATCGCCGGGCAAACCAAGTGCCCGGTGATCGTCATCAGCCGTCGCGGTTAG
- a CDS encoding galactitol-1-phosphate 5-dehydrogenase, whose product MKALLLTEYEKMEVTDVDEPEMGADDVLVQVEACGICGSDIHGFDGSTGRRIPPLVMGHEAAGIVVDSGVNVTDMPKGTRVTFDSMVSCGKCHFCRQGSGNLCDNRMVLGVSCEDYRRHGAFAERISVPRRIVYTLPDSLPFEHAALVEAVSVAVHAAAVTPVKLGDTAVVVGAGMIGLLAIQAIRAAGATRVIAVDLNDKRLAVAKELGADDVLRADHCDVPAKIREMTNGRGADVALEVVGATPTIKTAIESVRKGGCVTLVGNVAPTIELPLQSVVTREIRLQGTCGCNGEYPQCIDLMNRGIINVAPLITSMIGLSDGPKWFERLHAGDPDQMKVVIQPQKA is encoded by the coding sequence ATGAAAGCTCTGCTGTTAACCGAATACGAAAAGATGGAAGTCACCGACGTCGACGAACCCGAAATGGGTGCTGATGACGTGCTGGTTCAAGTCGAAGCGTGCGGCATCTGCGGCAGCGATATCCACGGATTCGACGGCAGCACCGGACGCCGCATTCCACCTTTGGTGATGGGACACGAAGCGGCCGGGATCGTTGTCGATAGCGGTGTGAACGTAACGGACATGCCAAAGGGTACCCGTGTCACCTTCGATTCGATGGTCTCGTGTGGCAAATGTCACTTTTGTCGGCAAGGCAGCGGCAACTTGTGCGACAACCGAATGGTCCTTGGCGTGTCGTGTGAGGATTACCGACGTCACGGCGCGTTTGCCGAACGGATCAGCGTGCCGCGCCGGATCGTTTACACGTTGCCCGATTCGTTACCGTTCGAACATGCCGCCCTGGTCGAAGCGGTCTCGGTGGCCGTTCACGCGGCCGCGGTGACCCCGGTCAAACTTGGCGACACGGCGGTCGTCGTCGGGGCCGGAATGATCGGTTTGCTTGCCATTCAAGCGATCCGCGCTGCGGGCGCGACGCGAGTGATCGCCGTCGACTTGAACGACAAGCGTTTGGCGGTCGCGAAAGAGCTAGGTGCCGACGATGTCCTGCGAGCCGATCATTGCGACGTGCCTGCTAAGATTCGCGAAATGACCAATGGACGTGGCGCCGACGTTGCCTTGGAAGTCGTCGGTGCAACGCCAACGATCAAGACGGCGATCGAGTCCGTTCGCAAAGGCGGTTGCGTGACTTTGGTCGGCAACGTCGCGCCAACGATCGAGCTTCCCCTGCAATCGGTCGTGACACGAGAGATTCGTTTGCAAGGAACATGCGGTTGCAACGGAGAATACCCGCAGTGCATCGACTTGATGAATCGCGGCATCATCAACGTCGCTCCACTGATCACATCGATGATCGGTTTGTCGGACGGACCGAAGTGGTTCGAGCGATTGCATGCCGGTGATCCGGATCAAATGAAGGTTGTCATCCAGCCGCAAAAGGCTTAG